GCGAGCATGTCACCGACGTCAGCAACGCCAGCCGGACCCTGCTCCTCGACCTTGCCGGCGACGACTGGGACGAGGAGTTGCTAGCCCTGTTCGGCGTGCCCCGGCGCGCCCTGCCCCGGATCGTCGCCACCGCCGGCCCGGTCGGCGCGACCCGCCTGTTCGGCCGCGCCATCCCGCTCACCGCGCTGGTCGGCGACCAGCAGTCGGCGACGATCGGGCAAGCCTGCCTCGCGCCCGGCCAGACCAAGCTGACGCTCGGCACCGGGGCGTTCGTCCTGACCAACATCGGCCCCGCCCGCCCCGCGCCGGCCGAGGGCCTGCTCGGCACCGTACTGGGCGAGGCCGGCGGCGAGCGCCACTATGCGCTCGAAGGCGCGATCTTCGTCGCGGGCAGCCTGATCAAGTGGCTGCGCGACGGACTAGGCCTGGTCCGCTCCGCCGCCGAGACCGAGGAACTCGCCAGATCGGTTCCCGACAATGGCGGCGTGGCCCTGCTGCCGGCACTGTCGGGCCTCGGCGCGCCCTATTGGAAGCCCGAGGCCAAGGCCGCGATCACCGGCCTCAGCTTCGCCGCCACCCGCGCCCATGTCGCCCGCGCCGCGCTCGAGACGGTCAGCCACCAGCTGGTTGACCTCGCCGCCGCCTTCGCCGCTGCGGGCGCGCCGTGGCACGACCTCAGGATCGACGGGGGCATGGCGGCCAACGACTGGCTCGCGCAGGACATCGCCGACATGGTCGGGCTCCCCGTCACGCGCCCCGCCGATGTGGAGACCACCGCAAGGGGCGCCGCGATCCTTGCCGCGGTCGGCGCCGGACTCCACCCCGACCTTCCAACGGCCGCCGCCGCGATGATCCCGCCGAGCCGGACCTTCGAGCCGCGCGACATCGGCGCCGAGCGGACCCGCCGCCTCGCCGCCTGGCGCGACCTGCTCGAGCGAAGCTGAACAAGGTCTCGAAGGTCCAGGGGTCCGCGAGTCGTTTGCCCGGAACTTCACGATCATCGCGCATATCGCGACTGGTGCCTCGGACGATGCAAAGAGCCGTGCGGACGAACCGCTGGGGTGAGTGAAGCAGGCCAAATCCTACTTTGCAAGCACGATCCGGGCCACCGCCCGGACCTCCCCTTGGCGCGTCGGGCCTGATGAATTAGCCTGTCGCCGTGTTCCGGAGATTGGGGGATCTCGACGATGGCACCGACCGACCGCGCCGGCCTCGCCCGCTACCGCGATCTCTACCTGTGGATGCTGATCCCGATGGCGGTGATGCAGCTCGGCATCCTGCGCGATTACTGGGGCGACTTCAGCGACAATGCCTGGCCGGTGCACGTACATTACTGGACGGCGACGCTCTGGTATCTGCTGCTGATCGTCCAGCCGCGGCTCGCGACGACGGGGCGGATGGCGCAGCACCGGACGTGGGGGATGATCGGTTTCTTCCTCGCCGGCGGGGTCGCCTTCACGGCGCTGGCCGCGCTCAACCGCGACATCGTCAACGCCGGGCGCGCGGCGGCGTCCCCCGACCAGTTCGGCCCGTTCAAGCCCTGGTTCTTCTACGGCATCGCGGCGGTCGAATTCGTGATGATGAGCGCCTTCATCGTCGCGATCGTGCAGGCGATCCGCCACCGCAAGCGGCTCGAGGACCATGCCTGGTGGCTGGTCTCGAGCGTGTTCATCATCATGATGCCGACGCTCGGCCGCGGGATGCAGTTCCTCTGGTTCATGATCGGCCGGCCCGAGGATGCGGTGACATTGCCGCTCTATGTTAGCACCGCGGCGATCGTGGCGCTCCTCGCTTGGGCGGCCAGGCGCTACGGCCGGTTCAATCACCCGGCGACCTGGCTGGCGCTGGGGGCGAATCTGTTCAACCTGCTGTTCGAGCCGCTGGGCAAGTGGGTGTGGCTGCAGGGCGTGCTGCGGATGATCATCAAGGACTGAGCGAGGGGGGGCGCAAGGCCGAGCGCCCGCTTTGGGTGGAAAGCGGACCCTGCCGTCGTCACTCGAGAGCGATGTTGTCAGCGCCCGAGAAGGATGTCGGCCAAATCGCCAGCTGGTCCTAGTAGGCGTCCGTTCCATCTGATCACAGTTCGGCCGAATGGCGTTACGATGCCCATCACATGACTGGGGGCGCCGACGCCATGGCTCCCATCAGTTTCAACGATGCCGTTGTAGAGAGCAGGATTTCGGATCAGATCTTCGACAGACTTGGCCTCCAAGTCCGTAAGCGACCTGACCTTGTTGGAATTCAGCTCTTGCTTGGCCGGAAGAAGTCCGCCCGGCCCACGCTCGCTTACCTGGCTCCACTCCCAGCGACCATGTTTGTCTCGCCACGCGATCGTGCTCGCCTCGGCATAGTCGAAGTGGCGAGCAACACTGTCGATGTAGATTGCCGTGCCGCCGACATGTCTGGGTATGCCGTATCGATCTCTTATTCCGAAGCTTCGTGTCAGCTCAGGGGCGTTTAGGGGATCGGTCGCCGCAATGGTGCGCGAAGTCGGCGCAGTCGCGCAGCCTCCTAGGCCCGCCAGCAAAACTGTCATCGAAAGCAAATATTTCATGAAGCGTTGTCGCGCGAATTAGCCAGAGTCCGCAATGGGTCGGGAGCGGACACTCGCCGATCACGACACTTTCGCCGAGAAGGCATTGCGCGTGAGGCTGGAGCGGGTGAAGGGAATCGAACCCTCGTCGTAAGCTTGGAAGGCTTCTGCTCTACCATTGAGCTACACCCGCGGTTCGCGGCGGTGGCCGCTGGTCGCTGATCGCCGGCGGGCCGTGCCGCGACGATGGCGGGCGATTGCCACGAGTGACGCCCCGCGGTCAACTCGGACGATGCGGGGAAGCTCGGCGCGCGATCTCGCCCGGCGGGGCATCGAGTCGCCTCAATAGCCCGGCGACCCGTTTTCCGTCCGGCCCAATGATCAAGCCGGCAACTTCCGCACTGTGTCAAAACTGCACGCTCGACGCGCGACAAATGCGCGAGGCTTTTCATTCAAAACGATAACGCGCATTAAACCCTTGTTAACTGATTCGCTTTGGCGGGAAGTTGGCGAGTATCCTTAGCGCGACGCTAAGGAAGAGAGGGGGCTTGCTGTTCATGCGTCTTGTTGCGTCCAGCGTTACTCCCCTGCTTTTTCTGGCATTTGCGTCTCCGGCACTGGCCGCGAGCAATGTCGTCATTCCGACAAACCTGGTCCCGTCCTTGCGCTACGAAGTGCAGGGGACGATCGTGCCGGCCTGCACCTTTGCGCAAGGCGCGCGCGACAACGAGATCGTCGGGCTCGCCAATCCCGCCAACGACACGGTCGATGCGGTGCGCATCGACCTGCCCTTCACCGTCCAGTGCAACTCGCCCGTGCGGGTCGCGATGGTGTCGAACAATGGCGGGCTGAAGCATGTCGGCCCGGGCACCAGCGACCCGGCCTTCACCGCGCTCGTGCCTTATGATGCGGTGGTGAGCATGCCGAGCGGCCAGGCGGCGCTGCGCTGCACCAGCGGCGCGATGGCGAGCGACCAGGCCGCCTGCTCGGCACGCACCGCCGAGCCGGTCTCGGCCGGCCGCGGGCGGATCGCGGTCTCGGTGCCCGCGCAGGACCGGCTGCTGCTCGCCGGCCAGTATCAAGATCGAGTCACGCTGACCCTCACGCCGATCCTCGGCGGGGAGGGCGGTAGCTGACACCACGCAATGCACGGGGGCGCCGCGCGTGCGGCCCGCTCGGCATGACCTCCGTCCGGTCTCCACGTTCCACCAGACGGTTTGACTGAAGGCGTCCCCCGGGCGCTCCCACGAAAGGGGAATATCCATGAAGAAGTTCCTGATGATCGCCACCGCCGCCGCCACCCTCGCCACCCCGGCGATGGCTGCCGACTGGCAGGGCCAGACCTACGGCCAGGACGCGGTCGGCCTCTATGACCTGGGCGCCAACGTCCAGACCTTCTGCAAGTTCGGCACCGTCAGCAGCGGCCAGAACGTCACCGGCACCACCGTGACACCGGGCGCGCCGGGCACCGCCGCCGAAGGCGACGGCTCGTTCGAGTTCGACATCCAGAACACTAGCGACGACACCGTCAAGGGTGCGTTCGGCCGCTACAAGATCGCCAATGCGGTCTGCAACACCAGCCACGACCTGACCGTCCAGTCGTCGAACGGTGGCCTCAGGAACACCGCCACCACGTCGGACTCGGCCTTCACCAGCCTCGTCCCCTATGACGTCGCGCTGCTGTTCGACGGCAACGGCTCGACCACCTCGTCGGACCGCGTCACCACCGAAACCGCCATCTCGACCATCCGCGAAGCCCGCGCCGGTGCGTTCGAAGTCGGTGTCGAGGTGAAGGCCCAGGACAAGCTCCTGATCAAGGGCCGCTACACCGATCGCCTGGTCGCCAAGATCCGTCCGATCGTCTGAGCCATCGGCTAGTCGGAGAAGGGGGGCTCCCAAGCGGAGCTCCCCTTCTTCAACCTTCCGGTAAGGCTGAGCGGCTAAGCCCGGGGCCTTCGGTTCTCTCGCGAATCCACCACGAAAGTATGCGTCCATGATGAAGTCCCGCCCGCGCGTGCTGCTTGCCCTGGCCGCGCTCCTGATGGGGATCTTCGCGCTGGCGACACCGAGCCTCGCGCTGCTGGTGCGCCCGATCATCATCGACCTCAATGCCAGCGGCACCGGCGTCAACGGCCAGATCGAAGTGGTCAACGACCGCAACAAGCCGATGGCGATCGAGATCAAGACCAACAGCTTCACGTTGCCCGAGCGCGGCGAGCTGGTGCTCGGCGCCGATGCCGGCAAAGACTTCCTGATCTTCCCAGCGATCGCGCAGCTTCCGCCCGGCGGCCGGCAGGTGTTCCGGATCCGCTACGTCGGCGATCCCGCGATCGCGCAGAGCAAGCTCTACATGTTCTCCTCGTCCGAGCTGCCGGTCAGCGACGCGCCCGACAACGGCAAGGCGCGGATCGACGTCCTCTATTCGATCAGCTCGGTGGTCGCGGTGCGCCCGCCCAAATCGAAAGCCGCCATCTCGATCGCCTCGGTCGAGCGCTCGGTCGGCCCCGACAAGCAGCCGGGTATCCGGATCCTGTTCCAGAACAAGGGCGCGGCGCACGGCTATGTCGGAAGCACCGTGCTCGACCTCCATTCGGGCGCGTGGCGCAAGTCGGTCAGCGCCGACGACACCGGCAAGGCCTTCGGGCTCGGGCTGGTCCCGGCCGGCGCCCGGCGATCGCTGTTCATTCCGGTGGCGAACGTCCCCGCGAGCGGCGCCATCGACGTGACGATCAAGGCCGCCGGCGAAGTCTGACCCCACCATGCCCGGCCCCGCCCCTTCCCGCGCGCGCCGCGCCGCCGGCCTGCTGCTCGCCGGAAGCGCGTTACTCGGCGTGCCGGGGGGAGCACTTGCGCAGGACGCCGCCGCGCCGATCGGGCCGAACCCCGCCGCCATCGCCTCCACCACCGGCAAGCTCAACACGACGGGTCGGCCGATCGACCTCGTCGTCCCCTTGCGCGAGCGCGTGCCGCTCGGCCAGGTCGCGATCCGGATCGCGCCGGACGACAGCGTCACCGTCTCGGTCGCCGACCTCGCCGCCGCGCTCGGCCGCGCCGCGACCCCGGCCTTCCTCGACAAGATCCGCGCCGTTCCCGCGAGCGACGGCTATGCGACGCTCGGTGCCGTCGAAGCGGCTGGGCTCAAGCTGGCGTTCGATCCGGCGGCGCTCGACCTTGCGGCGAGCTTCGACGCGTCGGGCCGGCCCGACCGGACGCTCGGCCTCGGCTTCGCCCGCGACGGCGTCGGGGTCCTTCCCGACACCTCGCCCAGTTTCGCGGCCTATCTCTCCTACCAGGGCAGCCTCGACTGGATCACCCGCGGCAGCGATCGCGGGCTTCGCCGGCCGATCGCCAATTTCGACCTCAATGGCCGGCTGTTCAATCTCGTCAGCTTCGAGAACCAGTTCACCTACGACGGCAATCGCGCGCCCAGTTTCAGCCGGTTCGCCTCGCGGCTGATCTACGACCGGCCCGACAGCTCGCTGCGCTTCCAGGGCGGCGACCTGTTCTCGATCCCGCAGGTGTTTCAGGACCAGCCCGAGCTCGCGGGCATCGGCGTCACCAAGCTGCTGCGCGAGTTCCGGCCCGACCGGGTCTATACCGCGAGCGCGGGGCGGCGGATCACGCTCAACGATCCCGCCACGGTGACGGTGATCGTCAACGGCGCGCCGAGCCAGACGCTGCGGCTCGATCCGGGCAATTACAATCTCGAGGACCTGCCGCTGACCGGCGGAGCGAACAACGTCCAGCTGCTGATCGAGGACCCCGCGGGCGGGCGGCGGCTGGTGACGTTCGACTTCTTCCTCGACAGTGAGCTCCTCGCCAAGGGCATCGACGAATATGATGCGAAGCTCGGCATCCGCAGCGATTACGACAACGGCCGCCGCCGCTATTTCGGGAACCAGCCGCTGGTCACCGGTTTCTACCGCCGCGGCCTGTCCGAACAGCTGACCGCGGGCGCGAACATCCAGGCGACGCAGCGGCGCCAGCAGGTCGGTGCGGAGGCGATCCTGGGCACGCCGGTCGGGCTGTTCACCGCCAACGCCTCGGTCAGCCATTTGCGCGACTTCGGCAGCGGCTATGCGGCGCGGCTCCAGTATCGCTATTCCTCGCCGCTCGCGCAGGAGCTGGGCGCGCGCCGGATCGACCTCTTCGCCGAGCATCGCAGCGTCAATTTCGGCGGGGTCGAGACCGAGCGGCCGGGCAATAGCACCGCCTGGTTCTTCTCGGGACGCTACAGCCAGCCGGTCAGCCGGCGGCTCTCCTTCGGGCTCGGCGCCGACTATCAGATCGGCCGGCGGGGCGCGCCCAACCGCTATGCCGTGCGCGGCAGCGCGGGCTATTCCTTCGCGAACGGCATGCAGATCAACGCCTCGGCCGGGTTCGAGCAGCGCGCCGGCGCGGTGTTCGGCGCAACCTTCTTCTGGCGGCGGACCCGCAACACGCTGGTCACCGCGCAATATGACAGCCGCCTCGACGACGCGCGGGTGGGCTATTTCTATTCGCCGCAGCGGGCGATCGACGCCATCGCCTGGAACATCGAGGCGAGCCGCACCAATGGCATCTCGGGACTGAACGGGACCGCGGTGTGGCGGACCAATCGCGGCGACCTCGAGCTGTCGCAGCGCACCGCCCTGTTCGGCGGCGTCAGCCAGAATCGGACGGTACAGACCTCCGCCCGGGCCCGCGGCACCATCGCGTTCGCCGACGGGCAGTTCGCGCTCGGCCGTTATCTGACCGACAGCTTCGCGATCATCGCGCCCCACCGCAGCCTCAAGGGTGCGCAAGTGGTGGTCGGGAGCCGGGTCAGCGAGCAGGTCGAGGCGCGCAGCGGAACGCTCGGTCCGGCGCTGGTCGCCATCTCGAGCTATTCGCCGCGCGCGGTCTATTTCAACGTGCCCGACGCGCCCGACGGCTATTCGATCGGCGAGGGCAACGAGTCGATCTACGCCTGGCTGCACAGCGGCCACCGGGTCGTCGTCGGCTCGGACTATAACGTGACGGTGATCGGGACCCTCGTCGATGCGCG
This genomic window from Sphingomonas rosea contains:
- a CDS encoding glycerol kinase GlpK, with product MSDPLILVLDAGTSSVRAILYGLDGAIHGHCSRDLMQHYPGPGLVEHDAGEIWASSRSCLADMVAAAGGAERIAAIGITNQRETVVAWDRSTGEPLARAIVWQDRRTAQACKALADAGHERLVRQRTGLRLDPYFSATKMAWMLTHEPAVALAGATLAFGTVESWLAFKLTGEHVTDVSNASRTLLLDLAGDDWDEELLALFGVPRRALPRIVATAGPVGATRLFGRAIPLTALVGDQQSATIGQACLAPGQTKLTLGTGAFVLTNIGPARPAPAEGLLGTVLGEAGGERHYALEGAIFVAGSLIKWLRDGLGLVRSAAETEELARSVPDNGGVALLPALSGLGAPYWKPEAKAAITGLSFAATRAHVARAALETVSHQLVDLAAAFAAAGAPWHDLRIDGGMAANDWLAQDIADMVGLPVTRPADVETTARGAAILAAVGAGLHPDLPTAAAAMIPPSRTFEPRDIGAERTRRLAAWRDLLERS
- a CDS encoding fimbria/pilus periplasmic chaperone, whose amino-acid sequence is MMKSRPRVLLALAALLMGIFALATPSLALLVRPIIIDLNASGTGVNGQIEVVNDRNKPMAIEIKTNSFTLPERGELVLGADAGKDFLIFPAIAQLPPGGRQVFRIRYVGDPAIAQSKLYMFSSSELPVSDAPDNGKARIDVLYSISSVVAVRPPKSKAAISIASVERSVGPDKQPGIRILFQNKGAAHGYVGSTVLDLHSGAWRKSVSADDTGKAFGLGLVPAGARRSLFIPVANVPASGAIDVTIKAAGEV